CCAAACCTtgtctctccaggtgtccatggattacaattcccatgagaccttgaAAGCATGatgccagcagggactcatgggaactggagtccatggacatctggagagtcacatttggggcacccctgctctaaacatagCAGAGTTCCCCCCAATTTGGGGGGAGTGAGGTGGGATTATAACTTAAATCTCCCAGCAAAATTTTTCTGTTATGGTGCCTTGACTCCACTGAGAGGCTGATGATTTGAAAGAAACTGAATTCCCACTCTTGTCCTCAAGTGTCATCTGTCAGTTGAAATTTCCACAACAAGGTTTGGTTGGGTCCAGCTGCTACAGCCTTCCCTGGAAAATCCAAATCTGGGCTGTTATCTATACTCCAGAAATATTCTAGTTAGATTATTGCAGTGTATGGCCAAAATCTTGCCACAAAATGCAAACTAGAATGTAGCAGCTCAGCTGCTAATTAAGCTGGATTGAACAGCAGAATACAACAATCCATCTAATTTTTAACACATGGCCACATTTGAGGATACATAAACCCAGAGAATGGAAAACAGGATTGCCAAGTTTGAAGTCTCAGTTTTTGTCACTAAAAGACAAAGGGAAGGGCTCTCTCCATAGCTGTTTTGGCCTGGAAACAACCACCAAACAACTTTATACCACATGACATGAATGACTCACTCAGGGTTGATAATGCTCTAAAGCTAGCATTGTGCAGCTGTTTCAAACTAGGATCTAGGACACCCAGATCTGAATCACCCCTCTGCCACAGCAATTCACAGTGAGATCTTGGGTCAGTTACATATTTGCAACCTGACctaccctcacagggttgttgggagaatAAAAAGGATGAGTTCAGAAAAGAGACATCTAAAAAGGGACATGATGAAGATTTATAGAATTGTGCACATGACGGAGTTTGGCCaaagaattttttctccctctcacaaTAGTAGAATTTGCGGGCATCCAAAGAGGCTGATGGGGAGTTGATTCCAGATGGACAGAAAGAAACACTTTCCTTAACAAGTGATTAAATGTTGAATTCATTGCTAATGATGTAGAGATGCacacaagcatagacagctttaaaagataCAGTTTCATGGAGGATGGGTCTACCAATGGTACCTGCCCAGGGGACAAAAGAAAACCCCCACATTCAGAAGGAGCAAACCTCAgaagcaacatcaagggaaatCCTTGCCACTAAGCCTTGGCCACTAAGCTGGCCTTCCAAGTAGcccattggccactgtgtgagacaggatgctggactggatggaataCTGGACTATTATAGTAAATAATACAGCTGAAGACAAGGAGTAAACAAAATGGAAGTTTGGTTGGTGAGTGAGAAGGATAGGAAGAGCTGGAGAAGTTGAGATATGGAAcaacaggagaagggaaagaataatgtgggggagggggtacaGGACAAAGTGAGGTGCCCGCCCACAAGGTCCCACACAACAGGCCCATCATCTTACTGAGAAGAGGTTGTGGAGTGGGGGGTGATGCTGAATATAGtagggcagataaaggtaggggCCTTTTCTATTGGGAAGCCCCAGTTGTGCAATCCCTCTCCCCTATTTGTCCTCCCAGTTAACGGCTTTTGAGAAGCATCTAAGCACAGCTTTATTTGACTAAGCTTTGCTAACACATTTGATAAGACATCTATTACTACCTACTGTTACTGGTTTTTCCAGTGCATAGGTTTATACTgaggttttactgtttttataaacCAGCCTGAGGACTTGAATGCAAAAGCAGGGCATGTTTACACTTAgatattacattttatttgtttaaaaggaaacgtttgttaaaaaacaaaaaacctaatgACTGAAGGAAGCATAGTTCTTTGCAATatagtactgactttgatgaggATCAGCAGATCTTCCAAATCTTTGCCATCCCATTTATCAAAAGGCTCAAGAAGCTGCAAGCGCTGGCTGGTGGGGCTCACATCCACATGCTGGTTGCTGCCATCCTTAGGAGGGTATTGATAAGTATCTTGTCCTGGATCAAAATCCTGGAAGAAAGTAGGATTCAGACGTTACTGCTCTAAGGAGGCAGCCTAGGTTATAGAGAATGGAAAAGAAACTAAAATATTCAAAGCAGAAACACAAAGGAGAGTACCCCCAACGTCTGTTCTCTGCCATTAATAGCTCTGAAGGTCTGTGCTAAAGTGACACCCATTAACAAATGCTGTCCTGACCGCTGGGAGGAGAGTTGGAAGATTGGATCCTAAACACAGACAAAACCCCAGTCTGGAAATTTTAGCTGGCAGTATCAATAAGACAgttaatgttttaacttttgtatgtttttttaatgttgttaccaCCCTGAGCAACActggaagggtgggttaaaatTTTACAATATACATTCTATTAGTATATTTCTTTACGAAATGATGCTCTTTTGATCACCTAATTTATTCCTTTATTCTATCTTTTTGTCTCTGTTTCAATGAAGTACACTGCCATCCCTGTCCTGAGGGATCACAACCCATGTTCTGTGAGGCACTTTAGCACATCCTGTTATTCAGATTAGCTATGCTAGCAGTCAGTAACACGGAATTGTTTTTACCAGTCACCTTTTAATATTCCCATTCTTCATCCCCAGCAGGTAGGAAGTTAAGACAAAAGTATTAAGATTACCAGTTTGGGCAGCTCATCAGCATCTGGTGCCTCGAGTTTGAACTTCTTGCCATCAGCTCCTGTCAAGAAGTCCACCTCTGGATTGAACTTCAGAGTGCCAGCAAGAGACAGGGCTGTGACTATCTAGAAACAAAATAAATCCATTAAGGATAAAACCTATTATCTTCACCTTGTACACCTCCATATTATTTCAACTCGGTAACCTCTAGCTTTTCTGTTCTCTAGAACAAAAACCAAGGCACACTGACAGAGAAACACCTGCTGTGAAAGCCTAATTTTAACATGAAGTACAAGAAAGCAACATTTGCCAAGGATGATTAAGTCAGGCTGTATATCTCTTAGCATTTGGTTACACTTTTATTCCACCTTTTCTCCCAGTTGCTCAGGAAATTTTCTCACTGCAACATGCCTATTAGAAGTacagttggcccaaggtcacccagtgtacTTGATAGCAGAATTTTGGACCCAGCTTTCCCCAATTTAAGTCCAAAGCTTTCTAGCTGGTTCTAGCTCCTTGATTTCTAGGGAGTAGCTACTTGCAATCTAATTTCAGAGACTTGTGGCCCAAAAATTCATTAGCTAGTGCCTGTGTCCAAGGGAACATTTCCACACCATAGATTTTGCAAGTTACGTCTTCATAGGAATTGCAGCAGGATCAGTTCTGAACCCCACTGTCCTTGAAGCACAAGCCTTACCTCTGGAGATGTCACGAAGGCGTGTGTCTCTGGGTTGGCATCATTGCGACCTGTGAAGTTTCTGTTGTAGGATGTAACAATTGTAttcttttctccctttttaaTATCTTTCCTGCAAAGACAGAGAAATGGCTATACACTTTTCAAAATtagctcagcagcagagcatctaCTTGGTTTGCATAACGTATCAAGCTCCATCTCTGGCATCTACAGAGAAAAGGATCAGGAGGTATGCAATGCGAAAAGCCATGACCTGAGACCATGaacagtcagagtagacaacatTGACTTTAATTATTTGACTCTAAGGTAATTTCATGGGTCCAAATGTCCCAGCACCACAAGGAAGCACTGTGATGTGCCTAAAATTGATGAAACTCTTTCCTCTGTAACGTAGAAGAGTTTTCTGGCTGACTTGTTAAAAATATGAATCAGATTTCATTTAAGGGCCTTGGGCAAGCTAGAGGGGGAAAAGATTACTAAATAGTCTGCATCCATGTCCTGCAATCTACAGAGCAGCTTTCCAAACTTCCAGAATTGAAACACATTTGACAGCAGCCACAGTTAAAGTCAAGGACCACATGTCATTAGAGGGGTAAAAtattgagaaaagtggcatgcatGCAAATGGTGCTCCCTCTCATCGCTTACTCTGGGTCTTCAGCAGAAAGAAAAATTGTGGCTTGCAAGTATTTTTGTTTATTGGAATTAATTTATGGGCTTCATTTCCCATTTGAAAATGACTGAGGTGTGTGCATGCCTCCCTTATAAAAATCAAGTTCAGTCACATAGCAATTCACCCCTCCCCAATTTTCAGCTTACCTGTCCCATTGGCCTATGCATGGCCCACATGCATTAGCAAGAACAACTCCACCAACGTCACGGAGGACTTTTGCCTGAGGCAAAAAACAGATTTAGcaaacagaaatgcaaacagTGTCCCATTCCCAAGCAACTGCACATCATGCAAAGCAGTTGCGAGAATACTCACATAACCATCCCTTTCAATGGTAGCTCGGATCTGTTCTGAACCAGGAGTGATGGTGAACTGAGACTTGCACTTTGTTCCATGAGCTAATGCTTGCTTTGCCACTGCAGCAGACCGACCCATGTCCTCATAGCTTGAATTAGTGCAGCTACCAATCAGCCCTGTGCAAATTAAGAACAGAAAGTCCCAGATAATGCAACTCTCCTCAGTGTTCAGACCTAACCCCTTTCCtggaggaagggcagcatacatcTTCTAGGGTGAGAAAAGCCAGAAAAACACAAGGTTTATTTAATCTCCAAGCACTGCCAAGCAACCAACACTGAAGCTAAACCAGCCCAtgcatacaatttttaaaagtttaggcATGGTCCTTAGGGAAGAGGGGGACATGGTAGGGCTGAAGAAAGCAATACTCCCAGGAACAGTTTCTTCATGTTCTAGGCCAAGGATAGCCAATTGTTAATTGCACAGTGCACTTGGATCCACACAGCATTTCTTCCAGCTCAAAGGAGTGTTTCTACTGCTctcagcctggagagaaaaacATTCATTACAACTAGCAGCTGCAAAATACTCTGCGATCAGAAAATGATACTTACCAACTCTGATATCCACAGGCCATCCCTTCTGTTGTGCCACAGTGCCAATCTCATCTACAGTGTGTGCCAAGTCTGGAGTGAAAGGCCCGTTGATAAGAGGCTTCAGCTTCAGGAGAGAAATATCCCATTAGTGAGTTAACAGTTCTCTGGCAGTTTTATAAAGATCATAAATCATCCAAAGAATACAGAAGGTATGCAGCATGGCTATCTCAGTTGCAAGGAAAAACCCAAATCTAATGAGTGCACTGACAAGTCTTGTGGAAGAAAAGAGCAGGATGAACTCACACGCAGTGGTCCAATTCAAACTCACTAGCCCATCTGTTTGGACTAGATTGTGTTATAACCCTGTGTCTAGCTAGCTTAAAAACAAACTTATCACATTCTTCTTTCCCATCCATCCCGGTTCAATGTGATCTGAACATATTTAACAAAAACAATGTTGTCTCCCTGATGAACTACACAGAGACTCTGAATACAGTATTGTGCTAGACACACACATTTGTTAGACCCCCTACCCCATCTTTTTCACTGAATGATGACTCTAGAGAGCAGACTCTCACCTCATCAAGGTTAATTTCAATCAGCTGGTCATAAGTGCAGCCAGGATCAGGCTTTAAGTGTTCTTGGAATTCATCTGCCAAACTAGCAATCTCTGAAAACAGAAAGAACCTGAAGTCAACATGAAAACCCATGACCAGCCATTTGTTGTAGAGAAAGAGTCACACAGACTGGAGCTTCCAAGAGTGTTAACACCCACAAACCCCAAGAATACTTTTGAAAGAGCAATTCAAAAATAAAAGGCCATTAAAGTCTAGCCAGAGATTAACACCATACATTTTCTACTACATATATTTAACCTGGCACAATCATAGCACCCTTTAAGTTCGGCACTACTGACGCCTCTTGATAGCTAGCACTAGGTCTGAACTCAGGGCTAGAGTACAAGCTGATGTCACCTCACACCACTGTCACTGATCTGACCATCTCTTTTAACTCAGAGGACTTATCTCCAAGGAGATATTTCACCCCATGAAATAAATAACTTGTGAGGTTGGACGTTTCCTTTGGTTAAGAGACAAAAGACTGCCTAATTACAGCCTTAGTACCTTCCAACCCCGCTTCAAATGTTTAGTCTTTCTGTAAACAATAATCACTTGTATAGAAATAGAAACAAAAAACAAGGCAGCCTTGCAGTATCAGTTTCAAGGGAGGGAGATTTTtgttatacactgcttttcactacctaaaggaaacccaaaacagcttacaaacacctttccctttctctacctacagtagacaccctgtgaagttagtggggctgagagagtgctgtgagaactgctctgcaataataggcctaagagaactgtgattgactcaAGATCGCCCAGCTTGGCTACATGTaaaggagtggggcatcaaacccagttctccagattacaggccaccattataccacactggccacAGCTTGTAAAGCAAGTCATCCAAAAGCTCTACTGAAACAATTCCACAGCAGCACAAATCAAAGCAATGGCTGCTGCCATGACCCTGGTGAAAGCTTCTCCTGAACACTTCTGTTAGAAAGTCAGCACTGAGAACTGAAGCAGAAAGCTCCCTGGAATTGGGCTATTCACCTTCCCAGAAGGAAAAAACTGTCTCTTCCATGGGGAAGATGTCAAGCTGTGCAACAAGAGACCCAGCTTCTTGTTCCTCTGTCCCAACCAAGGCAAGGTAGCGAAAGGCAGCCATTACCCTCCCACATTATTCTACCCCTAGAATTTCCCCACAAATTCTTACCAGCCCGTCCAGTCTTGTCCAGATATTTCTTCATCCGGTGATTGTAAGGGAAGACTGAAGTGGTGGCACCAATCTCTGCTCCCATATTGCAGATAGTTGCCATTCCTGAAGGGGAGCAGAAAAGACCCATAACACATATGAGCAGCACCAAAAGCATCAAAGTAATTCTAAAGATGGTTTATTGCCATCTCTAAGTCATAATTTATCTTAGGAATCTAGGACACACATTCTGGCTTgttaaatacatataaatatcaCTTAAGAAACTTTTGTAAGCTACATGTTTCTTCTTGATGGCCATTTGCATCCTCAAGGATAACCCCTTTCTTTGCCTCTTTGAAAGTATTCAGTCTTCTGCAGCAGTTTTGTTAATTAAAGCCAATGACTGATAAAGTATTCTAGTCTCACCCACCATCAAGGAATGAACAACAAATCAGGCTCTTCACTTGAATGAAAAagagatattttatttatgtttagatttGTATCCCGCCTCTCACAACTTCTGTcacctcaaggtggcttacaattaaagcCATAAAACaatatcccataaaaccccattaaaaaacctGTAAATTGCACATAGTATCCCACAAGCAAGATGGTGGAACAATAATCTGCCTAACCCAACTCTGCTGAATCCAGCCAGAATGTTATTCAGATCTTAAATTAAAGCTATAATCCTGGGATGCTCGGATAGGGTGGGACCTCTGATCAAAACTCTGGtcgaacacccccccccccgtctcaaccaaatgcctggtggaagagctccatcttacaggccttgaggAACCTctagacagctctgtcagggcccttagttcttccggaagctcgttccaccaggctgggggcaaGGCCGAAAAGGTATCTGGTTGAGGCAAGGTGGATATCCCTGGGGCCTGGGAGAACCaagattcctacctgcagagcggagagcggggggcataggcagactagtagtccctcagataggtaggacccaggccacctatagccttgaaggttaaaaccaaaaacttgaacttgatccgTAAGCAGACCGGTAGCCGGTGTAGTTGTCTCAATACTGATTAAATGTGGCCCCTCCAAGGAGTCCTAGAAAGGACCCTAGCGGCTGTATTCTGTATCAGATGAAGTTTCTGGGttaaagacaagggtaggcctgcgtatattgagttacagaagtctaatctggaaatgaccattgcatgaatcactgtggccaagtggtccaaggacaggtagggcgctaatagccaAGCTTAGCGCAGTGGGAAAATGCTGTACACTCCCAGATGCAAGGAGGTATTCTCTTACCTGTGCAGGAGATGGAGTCCACGCCAGGCCCATGGTACTCTATGATGGCTCCTGTACCACCTTTCACAGTGAGGATGCCAGCCACTTTTAGGATTACATCTTTAGGAGAGCTCCAACCTGACAGCTTGCCAGTTAGTTTTACACCAATTACCTGAAGAACCAAAGGCAGAACCATTCTCAACAATCTCCTTTCAACATCTTAAAAGAAAATTCTCAGAAAGTAAAATACTTTTGTACCTCTTAGCACAGAAGAAATGTAAATATCCTCCCACCGCCTCACCTTTGGGCATTTGAGTTCCCAAGGGATTCCTGCCATGACATCCACTGCATCAGCTCCACCGACTCCAATACAGATTCCACCCAAACCACCTCCATTGGGGGTATGGGAATCCGTACCAATAAGCATAACACCAGGATAGGAATAATTCTCCAGGATAATCTGAGATATAATTAGACAAAAATCAGAATGAAGTGAACATGGCAGAcagatttaatttaaaaagagTTTGAAAACTGTTTTCTGGCACTAAGCCAAATACTGCTGCATTGGACTGGGTCTCATGAACTTTCAAAGAAATATTAATGAAGAAAAGGATAAGAAATTAATCCATCAGAAATCCATATACATAACCTATTATTTAAAACTCTTCCATTTTGTGATTTTCCCTTTCAAATTCCTGCTCTCAAAAGGGTAGTCTAATTACTCTAGCAACCATGGTAACTCCAATAGCTAAGAAATTGCTTCAAACATGACCAATTATCCTAAAGGTCAAATACAACAAAGGCTGTTCATGCCCTTTCTAATGGGCAAGAGATGTCTAACAGTGGGCTTTTTGTTTAAAAACTAATAAATTCtagcaaagaaaaggaaatagtTAATGTTCTACCACTGATAGCTGAAGAAGCAAGGAAAACAGGAGTTCAGCAAGAACAGCCAGGCACCAGAGGTCATTTGAATATCTATCACAAATACAGACCACAGTTTAGTATGTGGAGTGGCAAATTCATTCAGTTCTTTCAGGCTTTTACTGTCATAGGCTATATTCCAACAATGTGTTTAATACTGAATAAAACAAAGTGTACAGTGCTTACAGTTTAAATGGACGTCTGACTCACCAGCCTCCTCTAATTAAACTGAAACAGGTACACAAAGGACTTTGAAAAGACTTATTACCCCTCAGCATCAGATCACATTTCGACAAGCATGACCTTGAGCAGACACTACCTTGCGGAACCTTGTAGGCCTCATTAGAAAGCTAGGCACTCAGTCCTACAATAAAAGCCACACAGCAAAGAAAGCCTGTCTCAAAGAGAGAATGTCCTCTCCTAGGCATTGGGAAGATAAGAGTTTACCTGATGAATTATTCCAGATCCAGGTTTCCAGAAACCAACTCCATATTTGGCACCTGCTGTGGCTAGGAAGTTGTACACTTCTTGGTTAATGTCCTGTTTGTACACAAAGCATAGTAGTAAACAGTTGagattcctccctttcccagaACTGAGTTATATTTCTTACATAGTACTTTATATCTCTCACTCTCCCTGACACTCAAATATTTTACAAATGAGCAAAACTGAAGCTACAATTACAATGCTTATTAGATTAATACCCTTGAGATCAACAGTCTTACTCTCATTCAGAATCAATTCCTTTAACAAAACTGAGGTTTAGATCATAATCATGTTTTCTACTGGCACAAGACCCATCTGCCagccaaaaaaagaaaggaatcaTGTAATTTTACAAGATCTCCCTCTCCCAAACACTCCCACTTTTTAATCCGTACTGTTCCCTTCAGTCCATCAACTTACTTAGGCATGATTTCAAAGGGCAAAATGTACTAAAATAGGAAACAAAGGTGACATCGGTAAATTCTGTTCCATGCCTGCTAGTGAGAAAAATAGGCTTAGACCCTATCAGGACTGCTAGTTTGAATGGCAGAAGACTTTGAAAAACTATCAGTTTGAAGATTTTGAATATTACGGAAGAGTTTTGTCCTTTTATTTACTAAAGCAAAAGACTATTAGACTTAGATTAGGGGGAAGAAAAGCATCTGGTCATCTAGAAAATATAATATACTGCTGAAGAATGACACCCTAAATCAGACATCAATGACAAAAATCTTTAAAAGACTGATTCCATTAAATGAAGGTGCACAACTACAATGATAAAGTATGAAGGAACAGTTCTAaaatattgtaaatattcatTTCCAGCCCATTATTATGAATATTTTTGCCAAGACCAAGAAAGAAGTTTAGGAACTCAAAGGCTGATGCTGACTTATTCTGATCAGCAATCAAACTGACACTGCTTTCACTAAATATTCAACTACATTAATGTTGTTTGTGATGGAGAAGAGATGCATTGTGTCCCAAGGTACTGTTAAGAGCACCAATGAGAGGGTGCAACAAATTATTAACTATCTTGTCTTGTCACTTCAAGAACATTAAGTAAAATAAACTAATATCTGAAGACAGAAAAGCTGTTCCTCTACAGGCCTGCTGAAGATTACAGAAAGACTGGCAGCTTTGCAAACCTTATTTGCTTCAAATTAAGCCAGGCACTGATGGCTGACAAGCCCTTATTCATATGGCAAGATTGGAGTCAGCCCTGTTGCCCAGACTGCCATATTTTTTTCTGTGCCAAACGTCCACATCAGGAATGGAACCTGGACAGCAGAGATAGGACCTCGATTTACCCTAACCAAGAAGTGGATGGTGAATGGGGGTGGTATGCCTGTAACTTCCAAAATGCCTATGTAGAGCAATACATTTGGTGCTCAGAATGAAAACAAATCATACACACAAGAATGGAAGTCAGGAAAATTAAGGGAATGAGTTTTCTTTAGCAGGAACACTCCAGACTAGAAGGAATATCACTTCTACTGTGGAAACTCTTCATCCCAAGGATTAAAATGTGGCAATTAAAGGGTTGTAAGCCGTGACTTATtcgtgattgtaagccgtgacttctccAGGTAGTAATTAAAGGGGAATGCACCAATCATGGCCAAGTGGGCTAAAAAGATagggtaaagatatcccctgtgcaagcacagagtcatgtctgacccttggggtgacgccctccagcgttttcatggcagactcaatacagggtggccttgccagtgccttccccaggcattaccattttaccccccagtaagctgggtactcattttaccgacctcggaaggatggaaggctgagtcaaccttgagacggctgctgggatcaaactcccaacctcatgggcagacagcttcagagagcatttctgccgcttaccactctgcgccacaagaggctaaaaaGATAGTCACCTATAAAAGGTATACAGGTAAAACAAATTTTTACAGAACAGCTTTTTGTGCCTTCTCCCATAACAGTGATACTTGTATAGTTTCACCTTGATTTTAAACTATATCAAGTACAGACATAAGCACTGAGATCAAGTATTGTAATCCGTTTGTTACAGTGAAACCTCTGATACCTACTAATGCCATGGGTGTGGCAGCACAGAACATCCATCGCTTAAGGAATCAAATAATTTATGGTTCAGATTCAATGAGTGAAGGGAAAGTTGCCAGTTTAGCTAGAATTAAAATTTCACACTGGGCAGACTGAGAAGATTGTCCTGTGTGAAATTTTAATTTCAGCCAAACTGGCAACTTCTCTCGTTGAAGCTAAGGGACAGGTATCCATGGGGTATAGTAGTCTGGTGAaagaatgcagaacagaaaactGAGAAATGAACTTGAAGGAAGGGTTGGTGGCTTAAGAAAAAGAGTGGATGACATAGAAAACTGAGGAAAAAAGGAGACTAACAACGTAAGGTTAGGAAGAGTGGTATGTTATGGGAGACAGGAATGCTAGGAATAATGTTCAGCTCAAGGGGTAGCTAAAGAATGAGATTGCTAGATCTAAAATCTCATTTCTGCTGCTTGTGACATCTAATTTCAGTGCTGCACTGGGATCTGGCAAACCTGAGATCTACGAGGGCCACAACTGAGTGGAGGGGGCCAGAATGCCATGTATTGATTTTAGCTATCTAGCCAATTATTTGTCTGCAGACTTCTAGTAAAAAAAGTTTTGATGATGACCTTTGCTCTCCGAAGATCTTTCTCACCACCTAACTGAGCTTCAATAAGGTGATCACAGTGGATGGTAGAGGGCACTGCCACTTTAGGCAACCCACTGCTGATGAACTGCAGCATAGCCATCTGAGCAGTGGCATCCTGCATGGCTACACGGTCTGGTCGCAGACGTAGATATGTCTTGCCCCTCTCAATATCCTGTTTGACAGGGTCATCTAAGTGGCCATATACAATCTTCTCGGACAAAGTGAGGGGATGGTCCAGCCTGTTGGGGAGAAAACAAAGGGATCTTTATGTCTTCAGCTCAAGCATTTTACTCTTAAATATATGACATGATCAACAGAGTTTCATGGCAACCAATCAGGACTTCCCATGTAAGCCTGCTACTCTGCCCGTCCACAAGATTCTGCACACAGGTTTGTAGCCACATGCATGGAAAAAAATCCCAACTCTGCACAAGCTTTAATGTTTCTTCTCATATTAAGTGAAAATACCCCCACACACAGTCAATCAAGAT
Above is a window of Paroedura picta isolate Pp20150507F chromosome 5, Ppicta_v3.0, whole genome shotgun sequence DNA encoding:
- the ACO2 gene encoding aconitate hydratase, mitochondrial isoform X1, with product MAPYCVLVSRLQHALNQGIRRYHVAPVLCQRAKVAMSQFEPHECIQYEKLEKNINIVRKRLDHPLTLSEKIVYGHLDDPVKQDIERGKTYLRLRPDRVAMQDATAQMAMLQFISSGLPKVAVPSTIHCDHLIEAQLGGEKDLRRAKDINQEVYNFLATAGAKYGVGFWKPGSGIIHQIILENYSYPGVMLIGTDSHTPNGGGLGGICIGVGGADAVDVMAGIPWELKCPKVIGVKLTGKLSGWSSPKDVILKVAGILTVKGGTGAIIEYHGPGVDSISCTGMATICNMGAEIGATTSVFPYNHRMKKYLDKTGRAEIASLADEFQEHLKPDPGCTYDQLIEINLDELKPLINGPFTPDLAHTVDEIGTVAQQKGWPVDIRVGLIGSCTNSSYEDMGRSAAVAKQALAHGTKCKSQFTITPGSEQIRATIERDGYAKVLRDVGGVVLANACGPCIGQWDRKDIKKGEKNTIVTSYNRNFTGRNDANPETHAFVTSPEIVTALSLAGTLKFNPEVDFLTGADGKKFKLEAPDADELPKLDFDPGQDTYQYPPKDGSNQHVDVSPTSQRLQLLEPFDKWDGKDLEDLLILIKVKGKCTTDHISAAGPWLKFRGHLDNISNNLLIGAVNTENGKVNSVRNALNQEFGPVPDTARYYKKHGVQWVVIGDENYGEGSSREHAALEPRHLGGRAIIVKSFARIHETNLKKQGLLPLTFADPADYDKIHPVDKLSIVGLKDFVPGKPLKCIIKHPNGSQETIMLNHTFNETQIEWFKAGSALNRMKELQQH
- the ACO2 gene encoding aconitate hydratase, mitochondrial isoform X2, which codes for MSQFEPHECIQYEKLEKNINIVRKRLDHPLTLSEKIVYGHLDDPVKQDIERGKTYLRLRPDRVAMQDATAQMAMLQFISSGLPKVAVPSTIHCDHLIEAQLGGEKDLRRAKDINQEVYNFLATAGAKYGVGFWKPGSGIIHQIILENYSYPGVMLIGTDSHTPNGGGLGGICIGVGGADAVDVMAGIPWELKCPKVIGVKLTGKLSGWSSPKDVILKVAGILTVKGGTGAIIEYHGPGVDSISCTGMATICNMGAEIGATTSVFPYNHRMKKYLDKTGRAEIASLADEFQEHLKPDPGCTYDQLIEINLDELKPLINGPFTPDLAHTVDEIGTVAQQKGWPVDIRVGLIGSCTNSSYEDMGRSAAVAKQALAHGTKCKSQFTITPGSEQIRATIERDGYAKVLRDVGGVVLANACGPCIGQWDRKDIKKGEKNTIVTSYNRNFTGRNDANPETHAFVTSPEIVTALSLAGTLKFNPEVDFLTGADGKKFKLEAPDADELPKLDFDPGQDTYQYPPKDGSNQHVDVSPTSQRLQLLEPFDKWDGKDLEDLLILIKVKGKCTTDHISAAGPWLKFRGHLDNISNNLLIGAVNTENGKVNSVRNALNQEFGPVPDTARYYKKHGVQWVVIGDENYGEGSSREHAALEPRHLGGRAIIVKSFARIHETNLKKQGLLPLTFADPADYDKIHPVDKLSIVGLKDFVPGKPLKCIIKHPNGSQETIMLNHTFNETQIEWFKAGSALNRMKELQQH